A genomic stretch from Chitinophaga lutea includes:
- a CDS encoding ThuA domain-containing protein, which produces MEKLITGIMGICLLMLTQVACSQPRSAHEDYRVVYHGESGPGKGKNIVFIATDHEYRSEETLPALARILARRYGFHCTVVFGLDSQQYILPGSSDLRGLDVLKNADLMVIFTRFADFPDEEMQHINDYLEKGKPVIGLRTATHAFNNEKNPEWAHYSYQYKGPKQQWHNGFGETILGETWVGHYGKNHAQASRLLIEKGQEAHPILQGVKDMFVQCGGYNAEPEQTGSTVLARGQVLNGMTPDAPADTSKKELPVAWVRNYKIGAGAGGRVFTTTHGASEDLLNEGFRRMLVNACFWTMGMEKDINPGGNVDFVGPYKPTTFNFEGYKAHVKPADLAGWDSVIMPGEIVKPKAK; this is translated from the coding sequence ATGGAAAAACTGATAACCGGAATAATGGGTATATGCCTGCTGATGCTGACGCAGGTAGCCTGCAGCCAGCCCCGCAGCGCACATGAAGATTACCGAGTGGTGTACCACGGCGAGAGCGGCCCCGGAAAAGGAAAGAACATCGTTTTTATTGCGACCGACCACGAATACCGGTCGGAAGAAACGCTGCCCGCACTGGCGCGCATCCTCGCCAGACGATACGGTTTCCATTGCACGGTGGTGTTCGGGCTCGACTCGCAGCAGTACATCCTGCCCGGCAGCTCCGACCTCCGCGGCCTCGACGTACTGAAGAACGCGGACCTGATGGTGATCTTCACCCGCTTTGCCGACTTCCCCGATGAGGAGATGCAGCACATCAACGATTACCTCGAAAAAGGGAAACCGGTGATCGGCCTCCGCACCGCCACCCACGCCTTCAACAACGAAAAGAATCCCGAATGGGCGCATTACAGCTATCAATATAAAGGCCCGAAGCAGCAATGGCACAACGGTTTCGGGGAAACCATCCTCGGTGAAACCTGGGTGGGCCACTACGGTAAAAACCACGCGCAGGCATCGCGCCTGCTGATTGAAAAGGGGCAGGAAGCGCATCCCATCCTGCAGGGCGTGAAAGATATGTTCGTACAGTGCGGGGGCTACAACGCGGAGCCGGAACAAACGGGCTCCACGGTGCTCGCGCGCGGGCAGGTGCTCAACGGCATGACGCCGGACGCGCCGGCCGACACCTCCAAAAAGGAATTGCCGGTAGCCTGGGTGCGCAATTACAAAATCGGCGCCGGCGCGGGCGGGCGTGTGTTCACCACCACGCACGGCGCTTCGGAAGACCTGCTGAACGAAGGGTTCCGTCGGATGCTGGTGAATGCCTGCTTCTGGACGATGGGGATGGAGAAGGATATCAACCCCGGCGGCAACGTGGATTTTGTAGGCCCGTACAAACCGACCACCTTTAATTTCGAGGGCTACAAGGCCCATGTGAAACCGGCCGATCTGGCGGGCTGGGATTCGGTGATCATGCCAGGCGAAATTGTGAAACCCAAAGCAAAATAA
- a CDS encoding PVC-type heme-binding CxxCH protein: protein MRVNQLSFLWKCLLGGSCIVFLVAFAACSRPKFEFRKGDRIAIVGNALAERMQYYGFLEAYLQAAYPEQELVFRNLGFTGDKLLHRPRAHKAYGDADTHLTRVQASVVFAFFGYNESFDNTAAAFGKELGSWIDSTRQKKYDGKNAPRIVVFSPIAHENLNDPNLPTGEENNKRLKAYTEAMAAVCREKEVDFVNLFEATEKLYGQSEKPLTINGIHLNEEGYGEVSRAIVRGLTGSVPDLKEAELTRLRQAVLNKNGCWFTRYRATDGNDVWGSRSELHGNYETLQRELVMLDTMTANRDKRIWAIAKGNKDVLPLTDDEEPFWGAWESWAVDTKIDDSNVPAPLKVESNFKQDVVYLGGEEAIGKMHIAKDLEVNLFASEEKFPEIANPVTVKRDTKGRLWVAAWETYPKREPLKEMKDRLVILTDSDNDGKADKSVTFARVHNPTGFEFWNNGVIVVSAPNIWYLKDTDGDDRADVRIVMMGGIDAADTHHAANNLFFGPDGNIYYQRGVFMLSNVETPWGKNQENRSPGLFRFNPRTYRFDFVTENSPNAHGISFDKWGYQFVTDGTTGRAYQVYLDPKADDSSAFKTRRLLKQTVRPVPAHQILSSPHFPAEYDNNFLIYNVIGFQGIKRYKLAYDSGKVWGEEIGDLLYSDDPNFRPTSGVVGADGALYISDWQNPLIGHMQHNIRDPKRDHTHGRIYRVTAKGRPLMEPVPVAGRPVKELLDLLKHPVNEIRHQVQIELSGRSTKEVIDQAKEWAKQYTADSEEGAHALLEILWLHQRHNVVNRELLEQLRGSSVEHARYAAERVAWFWDRRGDNTAKAHHEHGSDAVAAVHTKVPAGKSVDLTAKRVAAVTVGTIPEKMLFDTKEIIVKTGQMVRLTLKNVDFMPHNLVVVSPGAADEVAQAAIDLGSKGFEKKFIPDNKNVLYATKLINNNEEETLEFKAAAKPGDYPFLCTFPGHGQVMRGVIRVVK from the coding sequence ATGAGAGTTAATCAGCTTTCTTTTTTATGGAAATGCCTCCTGGGAGGCTCCTGTATTGTTTTCCTGGTGGCTTTTGCAGCCTGTTCCCGTCCGAAATTCGAATTCCGGAAAGGAGACCGGATCGCCATCGTCGGCAACGCCCTGGCAGAACGGATGCAGTATTACGGCTTCCTGGAAGCATACCTCCAGGCCGCCTACCCGGAACAGGAACTGGTGTTCCGCAACCTGGGCTTCACCGGCGACAAGCTGCTGCACCGCCCGCGGGCGCACAAAGCCTACGGCGACGCGGATACGCACCTCACCCGCGTACAGGCCAGCGTAGTGTTCGCTTTTTTCGGGTATAACGAGTCGTTCGACAATACGGCCGCCGCGTTCGGCAAGGAACTCGGCAGCTGGATCGACTCCACCCGGCAGAAAAAATACGACGGCAAAAACGCCCCCCGCATTGTGGTGTTTTCTCCCATCGCCCACGAAAACCTCAACGACCCGAATCTGCCTACCGGCGAAGAGAACAACAAACGCCTGAAGGCATATACGGAGGCCATGGCAGCCGTATGCCGGGAAAAGGAAGTTGATTTCGTGAACCTCTTCGAGGCCACGGAAAAACTGTACGGGCAATCCGAAAAACCGCTCACCATCAACGGTATCCACCTCAACGAAGAGGGCTACGGCGAGGTGAGCCGCGCTATTGTCCGTGGCCTCACCGGTTCCGTACCGGATCTGAAAGAGGCGGAACTGACCAGACTGCGCCAGGCCGTGCTGAATAAAAACGGCTGCTGGTTCACCCGCTACCGCGCTACCGATGGTAACGACGTATGGGGCAGCAGGAGCGAGCTGCACGGCAACTACGAAACCCTGCAGCGCGAACTGGTGATGCTGGATACGATGACGGCGAACCGCGACAAACGCATATGGGCCATCGCCAAAGGAAATAAAGACGTATTGCCCCTTACCGACGACGAAGAGCCCTTCTGGGGCGCCTGGGAATCGTGGGCGGTGGATACGAAGATCGACGACAGCAACGTGCCCGCGCCGCTGAAAGTGGAATCGAATTTCAAGCAGGACGTGGTGTACCTCGGGGGCGAAGAGGCCATCGGCAAGATGCATATCGCCAAAGACCTCGAAGTGAACCTGTTTGCGTCCGAAGAGAAATTCCCGGAGATCGCCAACCCCGTAACGGTTAAACGGGATACCAAAGGCCGCCTCTGGGTGGCGGCCTGGGAAACCTATCCCAAACGGGAGCCCCTGAAAGAAATGAAAGACCGCCTCGTTATTCTGACGGATTCGGATAACGACGGCAAAGCCGACAAGTCGGTGACCTTCGCCAGGGTGCACAACCCCACCGGGTTCGAGTTCTGGAACAACGGCGTGATCGTGGTATCCGCCCCCAATATCTGGTACCTGAAAGATACCGACGGCGACGACCGCGCCGATGTGCGCATCGTGATGATGGGCGGCATCGACGCGGCAGACACGCACCACGCCGCCAACAACCTGTTCTTCGGGCCGGACGGGAACATCTATTACCAGCGCGGCGTGTTCATGCTCAGCAACGTGGAAACGCCCTGGGGTAAAAACCAGGAAAACAGGTCGCCCGGCCTGTTCCGCTTCAACCCGCGCACTTACCGGTTCGACTTTGTGACCGAAAACAGCCCCAACGCCCACGGCATCAGCTTCGATAAATGGGGCTACCAGTTCGTGACGGACGGTACCACCGGCCGCGCCTACCAGGTATACCTCGACCCGAAGGCGGACGATTCTTCCGCTTTCAAAACCCGCCGCCTCCTCAAGCAGACGGTGCGCCCGGTGCCTGCGCATCAAATCCTTTCCAGCCCGCACTTCCCGGCGGAATACGATAACAATTTCCTGATCTATAACGTGATCGGCTTCCAGGGCATCAAACGCTACAAACTGGCGTACGACAGCGGCAAGGTATGGGGAGAAGAGATCGGCGACCTCCTGTATTCGGACGACCCGAATTTCAGGCCCACCTCCGGCGTGGTGGGAGCGGACGGCGCCCTGTACATCAGCGACTGGCAGAACCCGCTCATCGGGCACATGCAGCACAACATCCGGGATCCCAAACGCGATCATACGCACGGCAGGATTTACCGCGTCACCGCCAAGGGCCGTCCCCTCATGGAACCGGTGCCCGTAGCGGGCCGGCCGGTGAAGGAATTGCTGGATCTGCTCAAACACCCCGTCAACGAAATCCGCCACCAGGTGCAGATCGAGCTCAGCGGCAGAAGTACGAAAGAGGTGATAGACCAGGCGAAGGAATGGGCGAAACAATATACCGCGGACAGTGAGGAAGGCGCACACGCCCTGCTCGAAATACTCTGGCTGCATCAGCGCCACAACGTAGTGAACAGGGAATTACTGGAACAGCTGCGTGGCTCTTCCGTGGAGCATGCACGGTATGCGGCGGAAAGGGTGGCCTGGTTCTGGGACCGGCGAGGTGACAATACCGCTAAAGCGCACCACGAGCATGGCAGCGATGCGGTAGCCGCCGTACATACCAAAGTGCCCGCGGGCAAATCGGTAGACCTCACGGCCAAAAGAGTGGCCGCCGTTACCGTAGGCACCATCCCGGAGAAAATGCTCTTCGATACCAAGGAGATCATCGTGAAAACCGGGCAGATGGTGCGGCTGACGCTGAAGAACGTCGACTTTATGCCGCACAACCTCGTGGTGGTATCGCCCGGCGCTGCCGATGAAGTGGCGCAGGCGGCCATCGACCTGGGCAGCAAGGGATTCGAGAAGAAGTTCATCCCCGACAATAAAAACGTGCTGTACGCCACCAAACTCATCAACAACAACGAAGAAGAAACACTGGAATTCAAAGCCGCGGCGAAGCCGGGAGATTACCCCTTTTTATGTACCTTCCCCGGGCACGGCCAGGTCATGCGCGGAGTGATCAGGGTCGTTAAATGA
- a CDS encoding YdeI/OmpD-associated family protein: MDKKEIPTFCPASRHEWRQWLKKHHRSQQCVWLVYYKKQAAGIPTITYSEAVDEALCFGWIDSTKKPMDAERFMQFFCKRKPNSGWSKINKGKVQRLIDDGLMTKAGYDSIETAKQNGSWSLLDEVEELVIPKDLDKAFRTHRGSKRFFQSLSKSVKKSMLHWLVLAKRPETRQKRIDELVTLAAQQQKPAQFR; encoded by the coding sequence ATGGATAAAAAGGAAATACCCACTTTTTGCCCGGCAAGCCGGCACGAGTGGCGGCAATGGCTGAAAAAGCACCATCGTTCGCAACAGTGTGTCTGGCTTGTCTATTATAAAAAACAGGCGGCCGGCATACCCACCATCACCTACAGCGAGGCGGTAGACGAAGCGCTTTGTTTCGGCTGGATCGACAGCACCAAAAAACCGATGGACGCCGAAAGATTCATGCAGTTTTTCTGCAAGCGGAAGCCCAACAGCGGCTGGTCGAAGATCAACAAGGGAAAGGTGCAGCGGCTGATAGACGATGGGCTGATGACGAAAGCCGGGTACGACAGCATCGAAACGGCCAAACAGAACGGTTCATGGTCGCTCCTCGACGAAGTGGAGGAACTGGTGATCCCCAAAGACCTCGACAAGGCATTCAGAACGCACCGCGGTTCGAAGCGGTTTTTCCAGAGCCTTAGCAAGTCTGTCAAAAAAAGCATGCTGCATTGGCTGGTGCTGGCCAAACGGCCTGAAACAAGGCAGAAGCGGATCGACGAGCTGGTGACGCTCGCGGCGCAACAGCAGAAACCGGCGCAGTTCAGATAA
- a CDS encoding DUF1761 domain-containing protein, producing MMNQLANLNWVSVLLAFVVYFLLGALWFTLFFSRPYKISLGRENETLPNKPIFIVGPALCSLVITLATAVLLYALDISGWGDAVAFALLIGIGFLVANTVNIAINPNIPRPILYGVISGSYHLTGILIVSMILTAMK from the coding sequence ATGATGAATCAATTAGCAAACCTGAATTGGGTGAGCGTACTGCTGGCCTTCGTGGTGTATTTTCTGCTCGGCGCCTTGTGGTTTACGCTGTTTTTCAGCCGGCCGTATAAAATTTCCCTGGGCCGCGAAAACGAAACGTTGCCAAACAAACCTATTTTTATAGTGGGGCCGGCGCTGTGCAGCCTCGTGATCACCCTGGCCACGGCCGTACTGCTGTATGCGCTGGATATATCGGGCTGGGGCGATGCGGTGGCGTTCGCCCTGCTCATCGGCATCGGCTTCCTGGTGGCCAATACGGTGAATATCGCCATCAATCCGAATATTCCCCGGCCCATCCTGTATGGTGTGATCAGCGGATCGTATCATTTAACAGGCATTTTGATCGTCAGTATGATTTTAACCGCGATGAAATAA
- a CDS encoding helix-turn-helix transcriptional regulator, with protein sequence MDTTTDIKRLSRLTAILTRLQTKRISTATELAAKFSVSVRTIYRDIRSLEQAGVPIVTEEGKGYSLMEHYRIPPVMFSENEANALILAEQLVLRNKDASFIKDYSAAIDKIKAVLKHPVKDKANLLADRTRFSRNLERERNSHHISDLQFALTNFFLTRIEYTNEANKTSGRLIEPFALLSTMENWLLVAWCRLRKEFRYFRLDRIKKLEVLSERFNPHNMTLQEFFDRYH encoded by the coding sequence ATGGACACCACTACCGACATCAAAAGGCTCTCCCGGCTGACGGCCATCCTCACCCGGTTGCAGACGAAACGGATATCGACGGCCACGGAACTGGCCGCTAAATTCTCCGTCAGCGTCAGAACGATTTACCGCGACATCCGGTCGCTGGAACAGGCGGGGGTGCCGATCGTCACGGAAGAAGGGAAGGGATATTCCCTGATGGAACATTACCGCATTCCGCCGGTTATGTTCAGTGAAAACGAGGCCAATGCCCTGATCCTTGCGGAACAGCTGGTGCTGAGAAATAAAGACGCCTCATTTATCAAAGACTACTCCGCCGCCATCGATAAAATCAAAGCGGTATTAAAACACCCGGTCAAAGACAAAGCCAACCTGCTGGCCGACCGTACCCGCTTTTCCCGGAACCTCGAAAGGGAACGGAACAGCCATCATATATCCGACCTCCAGTTCGCACTCACGAACTTTTTCCTCACCCGCATCGAATACACCAACGAAGCCAACAAAACATCCGGCAGGCTGATAGAGCCCTTCGCGTTATTGAGCACCATGGAAAACTGGCTGCTGGTGGCCTGGTGCCGCCTGCGGAAAGAGTTCCGGTATTTCCGGCTCGACCGGATCAAAAAACTGGAAGTGCTCAGTGAGCGATTCAACCCGCATAACATGACCCTGCAGGAGTTCTTCGACCGGTACCATTGA
- a CDS encoding DUF1415 domain-containing protein, with protein MDQTAEIIAQTRNWIKVTVIGCNFCPFAAREVKQNSVRYEVAYAGSAITARQAFLNECIRLDKDSSIGTTLLIFPDTYAVFADYLKLVRVAEEVIRRKGYEGVYQVAGFHPLYRFADALPDDAANYTNRSVYPMLHLLRESSIHKAITNYPNPEGIPARNIEFARQKGEAYMKLLRDSCL; from the coding sequence ATGGATCAAACCGCGGAAATTATCGCTCAAACAAGGAATTGGATCAAAGTGACAGTGATAGGGTGTAATTTCTGCCCGTTTGCCGCCAGGGAGGTGAAGCAAAACAGCGTGCGTTACGAGGTCGCTTACGCCGGCAGCGCCATTACCGCCAGGCAGGCTTTCCTCAACGAATGCATCCGGCTGGATAAAGACAGCAGCATCGGCACCACCCTGCTCATTTTCCCGGATACATACGCCGTGTTCGCGGATTACCTGAAACTCGTCAGGGTGGCCGAAGAAGTAATACGGCGGAAAGGTTACGAAGGCGTTTACCAGGTGGCGGGGTTCCATCCGCTATACCGGTTCGCAGATGCCCTGCCGGACGATGCGGCCAATTATACCAACCGGTCCGTTTACCCCATGCTGCATTTGCTGCGGGAAAGCAGTATCCATAAAGCCATCACGAATTACCCCAACCCGGAAGGCATCCCGGCCCGCAATATCGAATTTGCCCGCCAGAAAGGCGAAGCGTATATGAAGCTGCTGCGGGATAGTTGTTTGTAA
- a CDS encoding RNA polymerase sigma factor produces MEATAQHPDILYQHLFPKIAAHVQRNSGDIDDARDVFQEALLVWLKKREEPGFVLTSTLETYLFAIARNCWLNKLKERQKIIPCEAFADMPEETQATPLREQLPRWLRSITQHCRQIIRSIYFLQEPMEKLAVRMGWKNRHTADNQKYKCLQQLRKASRQ; encoded by the coding sequence ATGGAAGCAACGGCGCAGCACCCGGACATTTTATACCAGCACCTCTTCCCGAAAATCGCCGCACATGTGCAGCGGAACAGCGGGGATATCGACGATGCCCGCGATGTTTTCCAGGAAGCCCTGCTGGTATGGCTTAAAAAACGGGAAGAGCCGGGCTTCGTGCTCACATCCACCCTGGAAACCTACCTCTTCGCCATCGCCAGGAACTGCTGGCTCAACAAACTGAAAGAACGGCAGAAAATCATCCCCTGTGAGGCATTCGCGGATATGCCCGAGGAAACCCAGGCTACCCCGTTACGGGAACAGCTGCCCCGCTGGCTGCGCAGCATTACGCAGCACTGCCGGCAGATCATCCGCTCCATCTATTTCCTGCAGGAGCCCATGGAAAAACTCGCCGTGCGGATGGGCTGGAAAAACCGCCACACCGCCGATAACCAGAAATATAAATGCCTCCAGCAATTGCGGAAGGCCAGCCGGCAATAA
- a CDS encoding LIC11966 family surface protein, whose protein sequence is MKKLKTMIALFSVALFASCGTAPNPVEYNNKLMTLMNGNEKNMNAMNEAMTGGDYTKAEAVRKTWADELGKSIGEVDKLPAIKDDAGLKSAVAEGLKGYKKIADESYKTLIDLRTKEKGGDTTVQPQIQATLNTINSSFDAIGEKINKASNEFEKKFSK, encoded by the coding sequence ATGAAAAAACTCAAAACGATGATCGCCCTTTTCAGTGTTGCCCTCTTCGCCAGCTGCGGTACAGCCCCCAACCCCGTGGAATACAACAACAAGCTGATGACCCTGATGAACGGGAACGAAAAGAACATGAACGCCATGAACGAAGCGATGACCGGCGGAGATTATACCAAAGCGGAAGCCGTACGGAAAACCTGGGCGGATGAGCTGGGCAAATCCATCGGTGAAGTGGACAAACTGCCCGCCATCAAAGACGATGCAGGTTTGAAATCGGCCGTGGCCGAAGGCCTGAAAGGGTACAAAAAGATCGCCGACGAATCGTACAAAACGCTGATCGACCTGCGTACTAAGGAAAAAGGCGGCGACACTACTGTGCAGCCCCAGATCCAGGCTACGCTCAACACGATCAACAGCTCCTTCGACGCCATCGGTGAAAAGATCAACAAGGCCTCCAACGAGTTCGAGAAGAAATTCAGCAAGTAG